In Methanofollis fontis, the following proteins share a genomic window:
- a CDS encoding potassium channel family protein gives MSRVIPLWKRFTSSSRTRILFFLGLFTAYLLVFTVILHMVYPVWEGEAISWEEAVLFVVETVTTVGYGDLLPFESEYTILFTIVMIISGVFLIFMFIPLLLAPALSEHIRASPPRRLPAPMENHVVIVGSGEGIRALIESLEIADLPLVIVEEDRSRAEDLLQRYRKQAAIIWGDFSDAETWRNASIADAGSVVVCAREGVAASVILGVRGMTKARIIAVVDNLGYDRYLRYAGAEYVLSPKTVAGRILGRHAITGSPGETILGISRTAAETESGLSLLSLVSVPVMAGSRAVGRTFADLALPERYGISVLFFWKGGSFDRFPRGEDRIDASTMLFLLGREEDINRAFREEIAGEAQENEIAVIAGYGDVGRAAYRELRNAGVECTVIDRQDHRVNVIGEAEDEEALRAARIEEATTCIVALNDDNATVFTTLMARNLNPDLRILARANSHAAVDKLYLAGADYVSLLPTIGGQSIADIILAGIVRVLLDLPDGGRVVMRRALKRSEVRVKTVERRCGVRIAGIEGEGRALVGPAPDETVMQGDAVIAVGDPAAIRRFIRFI, from the coding sequence ATGAGCAGGGTAATCCCGCTCTGGAAACGGTTCACATCATCCTCCAGAACACGCATCCTGTTTTTCCTCGGGTTGTTCACCGCATATCTCCTCGTCTTCACCGTCATTCTGCATATGGTCTATCCGGTCTGGGAAGGGGAGGCGATCTCCTGGGAGGAGGCGGTGCTCTTTGTGGTGGAGACCGTGACCACCGTGGGCTATGGCGATCTCCTTCCTTTCGAGAGCGAATACACCATCCTGTTCACCATCGTGATGATCATCAGTGGGGTGTTCCTGATCTTCATGTTCATTCCCCTCCTCCTCGCCCCCGCTCTCTCCGAACACATCCGCGCATCCCCGCCCCGCCGCCTGCCCGCACCCATGGAGAACCATGTGGTGATCGTCGGGTCAGGGGAGGGGATCAGGGCCCTGATCGAGAGTCTGGAGATCGCCGACCTGCCGCTGGTGATCGTGGAGGAGGACCGCAGCAGGGCAGAAGACCTCCTCCAGAGATACAGAAAACAGGCCGCAATCATCTGGGGGGACTTTTCCGACGCCGAAACCTGGCGGAATGCATCGATTGCGGATGCCGGGAGCGTGGTGGTCTGTGCCCGCGAAGGGGTCGCCGCCTCGGTGATCCTGGGGGTCAGGGGGATGACAAAGGCCCGGATCATCGCCGTGGTGGACAACCTGGGCTATGACCGCTACCTCCGGTATGCGGGCGCCGAGTACGTCCTCTCCCCGAAGACCGTTGCAGGGCGGATCCTGGGCAGACATGCCATCACCGGCAGTCCGGGCGAGACCATTCTCGGCATATCCCGGACAGCGGCCGAGACGGAAAGCGGTCTTTCCCTGCTCTCCCTGGTGAGCGTCCCCGTGATGGCCGGTTCCCGCGCCGTCGGACGCACCTTCGCCGATCTGGCGCTTCCGGAACGCTACGGGATATCGGTACTCTTTTTCTGGAAGGGCGGATCGTTTGACCGGTTCCCCCGCGGGGAGGACCGGATCGACGCCTCGACGATGCTCTTCCTGCTGGGGCGGGAGGAGGACATCAACCGCGCCTTCAGGGAAGAGATCGCAGGCGAGGCACAGGAGAACGAGATCGCCGTCATCGCGGGTTACGGGGATGTGGGACGGGCGGCATACCGGGAACTCCGCAACGCCGGTGTGGAGTGCACGGTCATCGACCGGCAGGACCACCGCGTCAATGTCATCGGCGAGGCGGAGGACGAGGAGGCCCTCCGTGCCGCCCGCATCGAGGAGGCGACGACCTGCATCGTGGCACTGAACGATGACAACGCCACCGTCTTCACCACCCTGATGGCCCGCAACCTGAACCCGGACCTGCGGATCCTGGCACGGGCAAACTCCCATGCCGCCGTCGACAAACTCTACCTTGCAGGCGCCGACTACGTCTCCCTGCTGCCGACGATCGGCGGTCAGAGCATCGCCGACATCATCCTCGCCGGGATCGTGCGGGTGCTCCTCGACCTCCCTGACGGAGGACGGGTGGTGATGCGGCGGGCACTGAAGAGAAGCGAGGTGAGGGTGAAAACGGTCGAACGGCGGTGCGGCGTCAGGATCGCCGGCATCGAAGGGGAGGGACGGGCGCTCGTCGGTCCGGCACCGGACGAGACAGTGATGCAGGGCGACGCCGTCATCGCCGTCGGCGACCCTGCGGCCATCCGCCGTTTTATCAGGTTCATCTGA
- a CDS encoding RIO1 family regulatory kinase/ATPase domain-containing protein: MPLSPEYVRRLHKYDLRVLLALERLMQRYEWVPDDVLRAAARLSEKELAFRLARLIEWDMVRHATVPYAGYALIFPGYDAIALHTLSQRGSVSALGSLIGVGKESEVFSGLGLGPVVLKFHHVGQQSFQAARKERGYMPEGAHCPWIFASARSAEQEYAALQRLSPDVAVPLPIDRSRHVIVMSEIPGATLNRCTLEAPEEVLDEVLENVRIAYRKGVIHGDLSEFNIMAGDDGVWLIDWPQWIATDHPNAEALLRRDLENVLRYFNRKYRIEYPTEEAVGVVIG; this comes from the coding sequence ATGCCGCTTTCTCCAGAATATGTCAGACGACTGCACAAATACGACCTTCGTGTTCTTCTCGCCCTTGAACGATTGATGCAGCGCTACGAATGGGTGCCGGACGATGTGCTCAGGGCAGCGGCGCGGCTCTCGGAGAAGGAGCTCGCCTTCCGTCTGGCGCGCCTGATCGAGTGGGATATGGTCAGGCACGCCACCGTCCCCTATGCCGGATATGCCCTGATCTTTCCGGGCTATGATGCGATCGCCCTGCATACCCTCTCGCAGCGCGGCTCGGTCTCGGCCCTTGGCTCCCTGATCGGTGTCGGAAAGGAGTCGGAGGTCTTTTCAGGTCTCGGCCTTGGCCCCGTGGTGCTGAAGTTCCATCACGTGGGGCAGCAGTCGTTCCAGGCGGCCAGAAAGGAGCGGGGATATATGCCGGAAGGTGCTCACTGCCCCTGGATCTTCGCCTCGGCCCGTTCCGCCGAGCAGGAGTATGCCGCCCTCCAGCGGCTTTCTCCCGATGTGGCGGTCCCCCTGCCGATCGACCGCTCCCGCCATGTGATCGTGATGTCCGAGATCCCGGGCGCCACCCTGAACCGCTGCACCCTGGAGGCACCGGAGGAGGTGCTCGACGAGGTCCTGGAGAATGTCAGGATCGCCTACCGGAAGGGGGTGATCCACGGCGATCTCTCGGAGTTCAATATCATGGCCGGTGACGACGGCGTCTGGCTCATCGACTGGCCGCAGTGGATCGCCACCGATCACCCGAACGCGGAGGCGCTCCTCCGCCGCGACCTTGAGAACGTGCTCAGGTATTTTAACCGGAAATACCGGATAGAGTATCCCACCGAGGAGGCGGTGGGAGTGGTGATCGGGTGA
- a CDS encoding NAD+ synthase, translating to MIERIGCVMEAVDGMIRHAVWSAGAAGIVVGVSGGIDSAVAAAFAARAIGPERVVGLTLPSAVTRQEDIEDAENLCRAIGIEYRNLSIEPVMEAYRGYPGLTETPYLTGNLMARTRMAILYAVANREGRLVCGTSNRTEYLLGYCTKHGDAAADIQPILHLYKTEVFEVGREMGLPERILTRAPSAGLWAGQTDEAELGHSYPEIDSALQALEKNEWKAETAVQERVLARVRASGHKRTPPPHL from the coding sequence ATGATAGAGAGGATTGGATGTGTTATGGAGGCGGTGGACGGCATGATACGCCACGCCGTCTGGAGCGCCGGGGCTGCGGGCATCGTTGTCGGCGTCAGTGGAGGTATTGATTCTGCAGTCGCCGCCGCCTTTGCCGCCCGTGCAATCGGCCCCGAACGGGTGGTCGGACTCACCCTTCCGAGCGCCGTAACCCGGCAGGAGGATATCGAGGACGCCGAAAACCTCTGCCGGGCCATCGGGATCGAGTACAGGAACCTCTCGATCGAACCGGTGATGGAGGCATACCGCGGCTACCCGGGGCTGACCGAGACCCCCTACCTCACCGGCAACCTGATGGCCAGGACCAGGATGGCGATCCTCTATGCCGTGGCGAACCGCGAGGGGCGCCTGGTCTGCGGCACATCGAACAGGACCGAATATCTGCTCGGTTACTGCACAAAACACGGTGACGCCGCCGCCGACATCCAGCCCATCCTCCACCTCTATAAAACGGAGGTGTTTGAGGTGGGGCGGGAAATGGGGCTCCCGGAACGGATCCTCACCAGGGCACCCTCAGCAGGGCTCTGGGCCGGTCAGACCGACGAGGCCGAACTGGGGCATTCCTATCCAGAGATCGACAGTGCCCTTCAGGCTCTGGAAAAAAACGAGTGGAAGGCGGAGACCGCGGTCCAGGAGCGTGTGCTCGCCCGCGTCAGGGCATCTGGGCACAAACGGACACCTCCCCCGCATCTCTGA
- a CDS encoding TIGR00269 family protein produces the protein MFDWVGAMQCSKCRREAVVLQRYSGLHLCRDHFIADLEAKAKREIRQKRMIVSGDVIAVALSGGKDSSALLRFLTRTFGERRDVSILALTVDEGIAGYRHPEQAHQIAEACGVPWHCVTFQEIAGTTTDRIVEMRGDALSCTYCGVIRRHCLNTAARDLGATKLAMGMNLDDEAQSVLMNVLRGDAERLIRRPAPLPGVVRRIKPFAGVPEREVALYAHLTIGRFEEASCPYAHNALRSDVRAILNEYAWRHPATKYALKNLGDQVPEICNAGEADLQVCPECGEPFSGVCRSCQLIREARGG, from the coding sequence ATGTTTGACTGGGTCGGGGCAATGCAGTGCTCAAAGTGCAGACGGGAAGCCGTAGTCTTGCAGCGCTATTCAGGTCTCCACCTCTGCCGCGACCACTTCATCGCCGACCTTGAGGCGAAGGCGAAACGGGAGATCCGCCAGAAGCGGATGATCGTCTCCGGCGACGTGATCGCCGTCGCCCTCTCCGGCGGAAAGGACTCATCCGCCCTGCTCCGTTTTCTCACCCGCACCTTCGGGGAGCGCCGCGACGTCTCCATCCTGGCCCTGACGGTGGACGAGGGGATCGCCGGATACCGCCACCCGGAACAGGCGCACCAGATCGCCGAGGCCTGCGGGGTGCCCTGGCACTGCGTCACCTTCCAGGAGATCGCCGGCACCACCACCGACCGGATCGTCGAGATGCGAGGCGACGCCCTCTCCTGCACCTACTGTGGGGTGATCCGCCGCCACTGCCTGAACACGGCAGCCCGCGACCTGGGCGCCACGAAACTGGCGATGGGAATGAACCTGGACGACGAGGCGCAGTCGGTGCTGATGAACGTGCTGCGCGGCGATGCGGAACGATTGATCCGCCGACCGGCGCCGCTGCCAGGGGTGGTGCGGCGGATCAAACCCTTTGCCGGCGTCCCGGAGCGCGAGGTGGCGCTCTACGCCCACCTCACTATCGGGCGATTCGAGGAGGCGTCATGCCCCTATGCCCACAATGCCCTGCGTTCAGATGTCCGGGCTATCCTGAACGAATACGCATGGCGGCATCCGGCCACGAAATATGCACTGAAGAACCTCGGCGATCAGGTGCCCGAGATCTGCAATGCCGGTGAGGCAGACCTGCAGGTCTGCCCGGAGTGCGGCGAACCCTTCAGCGGCGTCTGCCGATCCTGCCAGTTGATCCGGGAGGCGAGGGGAGGATGA